TTCGATCCTCGGTGACGTAGGCGATGCCCGCCTTGATGGCCTTCTTCACCGATGATGTGTCAACCTGCCTCCCGTGCATCAGCACCTGGCCAGTGATGTCCTGCCCATACGTTCCGCCGAAAACACTCATGGCAAGCTCGGTGCGCCCGGAACCCATCAGGCCTGCGATACCCACGATTTCGCCCTTGCATGCCTTCAGGTTCACGCCCTTGAGGACTGCACGGTCGCGTTGCGTGGGATGCTTGACACGCCAATCTTTGATTTCAAAGATCACGTCACCGATGGTCGGAGTACGCGGCGGATAGCGATCGGACATCTCGCGACCTACCATCGCCTTGATGATGCGGTCTTCGCTCACAGCTTCCGTGCCGCAGTCGAGGACATCGACTGTCGACCCGTCGCGAATCACCGTGATTCCGTCTGCGACACGCGAGATTTCGTTCAGCTTGTGCGAGATGATGATTGACGTTACGCCGTTCGCCTTCAGTTCGAGCAGCAGCGTCAGCAGCGTGTCGCTATCCTTTTCATTCAAGCTCGCAGTCGGTTCGTCGAGGATGAGCAGTCGCACTTCTTTCGACAATGCCTTCGCGATCTCAACGAGTTGCTGCTTGCCGATCCCGAGCGTGCCAACCGCTGCGTCGGGAGAATCCGTGAGGCCGACTTTCGCCAGTAGTACCTTGGCCTTCGCACGTGAGATCTGCCAGTCGATAACACCGCGCTCCGATTGCTCATTACCGAGAAAGATGTTCTCCGTAATCGACAACATCGGTACGAGGGCGAGCTCCTGGTGGATGATGATGATTCCGACCGCCTCGCTATCGGATATATCGGCGAACGTCCTTTCCTGGCCGTCGTAAAGGACATCGCCACCGTACGAGCCGTGCGGATAGACGCCACTGAGGATTTTCATCAAGGTCGATTTTCCGGCGCCATTCTCTCCACAAACGGCGTGAATCTCGCCCTGCCGCACCCTCATATTCACGTTATTCAGCGCTTTGACGGGGCCAAAGCTTTTCTGAATGCCGCGCATCTCCAGAATGGTATCCATGGTCAAAATTTCTCCGATTGGTCACGCTCAAGGCTTACCCGCGTGGGCGGGGGCTCGCAACAAACCCCGTCACGCTGACGTTCAGGCGCCTTACTTGACTTGGGCCTGCGTGTAGTAGCCGCTTGTGACCAGTTCGGCCTGGTAGTTGGCCTTGTCGACCAGAACAGGCTTCACGAGATAGGTCGGCACAACCTTCGCGCCGTTGTTGTAGCTCTTCGTGTCGTTGACAGGCACCTGTTTGTTGGTCAGGGCGTCGTCGACCATATCGGCTGCGACGCCGGCGAGCTTGCGTGTGTCCTTGAACACGGTGGAGGTCTGGTCGCCACGAACGATGTTCTTCACGTTCTGAACATCCGCGTCCTGTCCCGTGATGATGGGCATTGCTTGCTGAGCCGAACCGTATCCCACACCTT
The Caballeronia sp. NK8 genome window above contains:
- the mmsA gene encoding multiple monosaccharide ABC transporter ATP-binding protein, which translates into the protein MDTILEMRGIQKSFGPVKALNNVNMRVRQGEIHAVCGENGAGKSTLMKILSGVYPHGSYGGDVLYDGQERTFADISDSEAVGIIIIHQELALVPMLSITENIFLGNEQSERGVIDWQISRAKAKVLLAKVGLTDSPDAAVGTLGIGKQQLVEIAKALSKEVRLLILDEPTASLNEKDSDTLLTLLLELKANGVTSIIISHKLNEISRVADGITVIRDGSTVDVLDCGTEAVSEDRIIKAMVGREMSDRYPPRTPTIGDVIFEIKDWRVKHPTQRDRAVLKGVNLKACKGEIVGIAGLMGSGRTELAMSVFGGTYGQDITGQVLMHGRQVDTSSVKKAIKAGIAYVTEDRKGNGLLLDDNIKRNITLANLSGVSKLGVVDEHEEIKVATEFLKKLRIRAQGVTHVVGNLSGGNQQKVVISKWLFSEPEVLILDEPTRGIDVGAKYEIYNIINQAVAAGKCVVMISSEMPELLGMCDRIYVMNEGRFVGELTAEEASQESIMRAIMRNGDVQNA